The following proteins are encoded in a genomic region of Bernardetia sp. MNP-M8:
- a CDS encoding NADPH-dependent assimilatory sulfite reductase hemoprotein subunit: MSNKLSPLETIKTGSDGLRGTIKESLKDNFTGNVRPDDEGLVKFHGMYVQDDRDRRAERAAKKLDKLYSFMIRLRIPGGAIDSKKWLAIHEISEQYGTGVLKITTRQTLQLHGVLKNQLQPTLQAFNLAKLDSIAACGDVNRNVMVSAHPKVSPLHQEIYEYGNKISTLLLPKTQSYYEVWIDDEKVYERSKEADPLYEDRYLPRKFKIAIAIPPSNDVDVFSNDLGLIAHIEDNELKGFNVAVGGGLSATFGNPNTYSRLGTVLGFLDSEEKILKAAYEVLTIQRDFGNRSDRKQARLKYTIDKMGVENFKKELEKRIGFEFLPAKEYKFTERSDLYGWQQNHEGKWFYTLFVENGGVKSYQKEFLHQVAQLDISNFIFTCNQNLILGEISEANKSKVENLIEKFAIEKQDSVLRKNSMACVALPTCPLALAEAQRYLPKLVSKIEPLLEKYGLQEEELSIRMTGCPNGCGRSYVSELGFIGTAPEQYNFMLGGDRYGERLNQLYKEKLSESEILTEIDSLFSQYVNERKPNENFGDFSYRKFFSAN, encoded by the coding sequence ATGAGCAATAAATTATCTCCATTAGAAACCATAAAGACGGGTAGCGACGGACTTCGTGGAACAATAAAAGAAAGTTTGAAAGACAATTTTACTGGAAATGTTCGTCCAGATGACGAAGGTTTAGTAAAGTTTCACGGTATGTATGTGCAAGACGACCGAGACCGTCGTGCCGAACGTGCAGCCAAAAAATTAGACAAATTATATTCGTTTATGATTCGTCTGCGTATTCCGGGGGGAGCAATTGATTCGAAAAAGTGGCTTGCTATTCACGAAATTTCGGAGCAATATGGAACAGGCGTTCTCAAAATTACAACTCGCCAAACATTGCAATTACATGGTGTTTTGAAAAATCAATTACAGCCAACTCTCCAAGCCTTTAATTTGGCAAAATTAGATTCTATTGCAGCTTGTGGCGATGTAAATCGTAATGTGATGGTCAGCGCACATCCAAAAGTTTCTCCTTTGCATCAAGAAATATATGAATATGGTAATAAAATTTCTACGTTATTATTGCCAAAAACACAATCGTATTATGAGGTTTGGATAGATGATGAAAAAGTCTATGAGCGTTCTAAAGAAGCTGACCCTTTGTATGAAGACCGTTATTTGCCTAGAAAATTCAAGATTGCGATTGCCATTCCTCCTTCAAATGATGTAGATGTTTTTTCGAATGATTTGGGACTGATTGCACACATTGAAGACAATGAATTGAAAGGATTTAATGTGGCAGTTGGTGGTGGTTTGTCGGCTACTTTTGGAAATCCAAATACGTATTCTCGTTTGGGAACTGTTTTAGGATTTTTGGATAGCGAAGAAAAAATATTGAAAGCTGCTTATGAAGTGCTGACGATTCAGAGAGATTTTGGTAATCGTTCGGATAGAAAACAAGCTCGTTTGAAATATACGATTGACAAAATGGGAGTAGAAAATTTCAAAAAAGAACTTGAAAAGCGTATCGGTTTTGAATTTCTACCAGCAAAAGAATACAAATTTACAGAACGTTCAGATTTGTATGGTTGGCAGCAAAATCATGAAGGTAAATGGTTTTATACACTTTTCGTAGAAAATGGAGGAGTAAAATCGTATCAAAAAGAATTTTTGCATCAAGTGGCTCAATTAGACATTTCGAATTTCATTTTTACCTGTAATCAAAATTTGATTTTGGGAGAAATAAGTGAAGCAAACAAATCTAAAGTTGAAAATCTAATCGAAAAGTTTGCAATAGAAAAGCAAGATAGTGTTTTGCGTAAAAATTCTATGGCGTGTGTTGCCTTGCCTACTTGTCCTTTAGCTTTGGCAGAAGCACAGCGATATTTACCAAAATTAGTTTCTAAAATAGAACCTTTATTGGAAAAATATGGACTTCAAGAAGAGGAGTTAAGTATCAGAATGACAGGTTGTCCAAATGGTTGTGGGCGTTCGTATGTTTCCGAATTAGGCTTTATCGGAACTGCTCCAGAACAGTATAATTTTATGCTTGGTGGCGACCGTTACGGAGAAAGATTAAATCAACTCTACAAAGAAAAATTGAGTGAATCTGAAATTCTTACCGAAATAGACAGCCTATTTTCTCAATATGTAAACGAAAGAAAACCAAATGAAAATTTTGGAGATTTCAGTTACAGAAAATTCTTTTCTGCTAATTAA
- a CDS encoding flavodoxin domain-containing protein, with protein sequence MLSESKLSVLQEFVQNVSHEELIWTKGYLAGFSDRQNVSQNTIENKPNSLPVKTLKPLILYGTETGNAKKVATGLLTSFKKSKIKAKVADVFGYDIKKLAKEDFVLFVISTQGEGELPQNAKAFYDKLNSSKENFSHLNYAVFALGDSSYPLFCEAGNLIDTLFEKKQAQRILSLVKSDVDFVPVAKKWEQDLQFVFQKWQNNSVVENEILSVPSTAVSSVKKNYKGKIFHKVILNDRGSNKETYHIEIATNERVAYQSGDALGVIAKNSDTDIDKILTYFQEDANRFLTLKGENKTLYDWLKIRNIKGLSKNSITKILKLINVDNFEIQSDKTDLIDILTQNPAFSSLKIDSILEILLPIAPRLYSISSSSEAHQDDDDDINKGEVHLTVTLDKFKVENDFKTGLTSQFLADFPLETEFDFYIHSNSNFRLPTENTPIIMIGAGTGIAPFRSFLAQRDATGSEGENWLFFGEQHFTLDFYYQTEIQEWIATGLLTKFDAAFSRDQSEKIYVQHRLKQNAKEVNQWLEEGAVLYVCGQKNPMSQDVENTLIQIISEQRNVDTQTAKQILQDLEEQGKYQKDVY encoded by the coding sequence ATGCTGTCTGAATCTAAATTATCGGTATTACAAGAATTTGTGCAAAATGTTTCTCATGAGGAACTGATTTGGACAAAAGGATATTTGGCAGGTTTTTCAGACCGTCAGAATGTTTCTCAAAATACCATTGAAAATAAACCAAATTCACTTCCTGTCAAAACACTAAAACCATTAATTCTATATGGAACAGAAACAGGAAATGCCAAAAAAGTGGCTACTGGGTTACTTACTTCTTTCAAAAAGTCAAAAATTAAAGCCAAAGTGGCTGACGTATTTGGCTACGATATAAAAAAACTAGCAAAAGAAGATTTTGTTTTGTTTGTCATCAGCACACAAGGTGAAGGCGAATTACCACAAAATGCAAAGGCTTTTTATGACAAATTGAATAGTTCAAAAGAAAATTTTTCTCATCTAAATTACGCTGTTTTTGCGTTGGGAGATTCTTCGTATCCTCTTTTTTGTGAAGCTGGAAATTTGATAGATACACTTTTTGAAAAAAAACAAGCTCAAAGAATTTTATCTCTAGTAAAGTCAGATGTAGATTTTGTGCCAGTTGCTAAAAAGTGGGAACAAGACTTACAATTTGTTTTTCAGAAGTGGCAAAATAATTCAGTTGTAGAAAATGAGATTTTATCTGTTCCCTCAACAGCAGTTTCATCAGTTAAGAAGAATTATAAAGGCAAAATTTTTCATAAAGTAATTTTAAATGATAGAGGTTCGAACAAAGAAACGTATCATATCGAAATTGCAACTAATGAAAGAGTTGCCTATCAATCTGGAGATGCTTTGGGAGTTATTGCCAAAAATAGTGATACAGATATTGATAAAATCCTTACTTATTTTCAAGAAGATGCAAATCGTTTTTTGACTCTTAAAGGAGAAAACAAAACACTTTACGACTGGCTCAAAATCAGAAATATAAAAGGATTGAGTAAAAATTCTATTACCAAAATTTTGAAATTAATAAATGTAGATAATTTTGAAATACAAAGTGATAAAACGGATTTGATTGATATTTTGACACAAAATCCTGCTTTTTCAAGTCTCAAAATTGATTCAATATTAGAAATTTTATTGCCGATTGCTCCTCGTTTGTATTCTATTTCTTCTTCTTCGGAAGCGCATCAAGATGACGACGATGATATTAATAAAGGGGAAGTTCATTTGACAGTTACTTTAGATAAATTCAAGGTAGAAAATGACTTCAAAACAGGTTTAACTTCGCAATTTTTGGCAGATTTTCCACTAGAAACTGAATTTGATTTTTATATTCATTCCAATTCTAATTTCCGTCTTCCAACTGAAAATACACCCATTATTATGATTGGTGCAGGAACAGGAATTGCTCCTTTTCGCAGTTTTTTAGCTCAAAGAGATGCAACTGGAAGTGAAGGTGAAAACTGGTTATTCTTTGGAGAACAGCATTTTACACTAGATTTTTATTATCAAACCGAGATTCAAGAATGGATTGCAACAGGTTTACTTACAAAGTTTGATGCAGCTTTTTCAAGAGACCAATCCGAAAAAATTTATGTTCAACATCGTTTGAAACAGAATGCAAAAGAAGTCAATCAATGGCTAGAAGAAGGAGCAGTTTTGTATGTATGTGGACAAAAAAATCCGATGAGTCAAGATGTAGAAAATACATTGATTCAGATTATTTCTGAGCAAAGAAATGTAGATACACAAACAGCAAAACAGATTTTGCAAGATTTGGAAGAGCAAGGCAAATATCAAAAAGATGTGTATTGA